The Glycine soja cultivar W05 chromosome 8, ASM419377v2, whole genome shotgun sequence genome has a window encoding:
- the LOC114421010 gene encoding 5-amino-6-(5-phospho-D-ribitylamino)uracil phosphatase, chloroplastic-like → MVESIAATSLLGHRPICGGSLTRDVSAKRKSLNTVRFPTTEFLGGGRIVVSLALPKSDKQDRFVFSSIKALAVELTREAHAYREKKLPNRDNKIDRGFDQRPDLWPPANRADKLSLRNPLLRHERMGCGWLGAIFEWEGVLIEDNPDLEKQAWLALSQEEGKPSPPAFILKRIEGMKNEQAISEVLCWSRDPAQLRRMANRKEEIYQALLGGIYSFLSGSKEFVSVLMHYKIPMALVSTRPRKALESAMGEIGIEDTFSVIVAAEDVHRGKPDPEMFVYAAQLLNFIPERVIVFGNSNLTVEAAHEARMKCVAVASRHPVYELGAADLVVRRLDELSVVDLKNLADIEMTEFGSVEPEMELEVEKDHDTSSLDENFW, encoded by the coding sequence ATGGTTGAATCAATTGCTGCAACTTCACTCCTTGGCCACCGCCCAATTTGTGGTGGAAGTTTAACCAGGGATGTTTCTGCTAAACGCAAATCTTTGAATACTGTTCGGTTCCCAACAACTGAGTTTCTTGGTGGGGGAAGGATTGTGGTTTCTCTGGCTTTGCCTAAATCTGATAAGCAGGATAGGTTTGTGTTTTCATCAATTAAGGCCTTGGCTGTGGAGTTAACAAGAGAAGCACATGCTTATAGGGAAAAGAAATTGCCCAATAGGGATAACAAGATTGACCGTGGATTTGATCAGAGGCCTGATTTGTGGCCTCCGGCGAATAGGGCGGATAAGCTGTCACTTCGGAATCCCTTGCTCCGGCATGAGAGGATGGGATGTGGTTGGTTGGGTGCTATATTTGAGTGGGAGGGTGTTCTAATTGAAGACAACCCCGATTTAGAGAAGCAGGCTTGGCTGGCACTCTCTCAGGAAGAAGGCAAACCCTCTCCTCCTGCTTTTATCCTCAAGAGAATAGAAGGCATGAAGAATGAACAGGCGATTTCGGAAGTGCTGTGTTGGTCTAGGGATCCGGCACAGCTGAGAAGAATGGCTAATAGAAAGGAAGAAATCTACCAAGCTTTGCTGGGTGGGATATATAGTTTCTTGTCTGGGTCCAAGGAGTTTGTGAGTGTTTTGATGCATTATAAGATACCAATGGCATTGGTTTCCACGCGGCCTAGAAAGGCTCTTGAGTCTGCTATGGGGGAGATTGGGATTGAGGACACTTTCAGTGTTATTGTAGCAGCAGAGGATGTTCATAGGGGAAAGCCTGATCCAGAAATGTTTGTGTATGCTGCACAGCTTTTGAACTTCATACCTGAGAGGGTCATTGTGTTTGGTAACTCCAATCTAACAGTGGAGGCTGCTCATGAAGCCCGGATGAAGTGTGTGGCTGTTGCTAGCAGGCATCCTGTATATGAGCTTGGGGCTGCAGACTTGGTTGTCAGGCGCCTTGACGAGCTTTCAGTGGTTGATTTGAAGAATCTTGCAGACATTGAAATGACTGAATTTGGGTCTGTGGAGCCTGAGATGGAGCTGGAGGTGGAAAAAGATCATGATACATCATCACTTGATGAAAATTTCTGGTAA